The Epinephelus lanceolatus isolate andai-2023 chromosome 8, ASM4190304v1, whole genome shotgun sequence genome includes a window with the following:
- the LOC144464148 gene encoding deoxynucleoside triphosphate triphosphohydrolase SAMHD1-like, whose translation MAEQGQHKVFNDPIHGHMTLHPLLVKIIDTPQFQRLRNIKQLGGAYFVYPGASHNRFEHSIGVGHLAGELAKALHATQPELLITERDILCVQIAGLCHDLGHGPFSHLYDGTFIPEARPGHEWRHEDASVQMFYHLVERNGLQQEMERYGLVLPVDLTFIEEMIAGPLKKRQGEPHTETVDEWPYEGRSKDKSFLYEIVANKPNGIDVDKFDYFARDCHHLGIRNNFDHLRYFRFARVCEMDGQKHICSRDKEVNNLYDMFHTRYSLHRRAYQHSVNNIVQFMIAEAFVKADEHIQIEGSGGEMFTLSTAKDNMEAYTKLTDCVFHHILNSSDPLLAEAREILQRIITRKHYKLLAETNCKPSQIEILEANWKEELTGALQKDGLNPEDFVVLVSTMDYGRKDKDPIEKVYFYSKRDPTRAFHIPRERVSSLLPTCFSETLIRVYCKKTDEEPLERARVCFRNWCEDRGLPVPQVEGQEAPQQNPGGE comes from the exons ATGGCAGAGCAAGGACAGCACAAG GTGTTTAATGATCCCATCCACGGGCATATGACATTACACCCACTGCTCGTCAAAATCATTGACACACCTCAGTTCCAGAGACTACGAAACATCAAGCAGCTTGGAGGGGCTTACTTTGTTTACCCTGGAGCATCCCACAACCGCTTTGAACACTCTATTGG GGTGGGGCACCTAGCAGGAGAACTTGCAAAAGCTCTGCATGCAACGCAGCCAGAACTCCTCATCACTGAAAGAGACATCCTTTGTGTGCAGATTGCTGGTCTTTGCCATGACCTGG GACATGGACCCTTTTCCCATCTGTATGATGGGACGTTCATCCCCGAGGCACGTCCAGGACATGAGTGGAGG CATGAGGATGCCTCTGTACAGATGTTTTATCACCTAGTGGAACGTAATGGCCTACAGCAGGAGATGGAGAGGTACGGCCTGGTGCTGCCTGTGGACCTGACCTTCATCGAAGAGATGATTGCAGGACCACTCAAAAAAAGACAGGGAGAACCGCACACAGAGACAGTTGATGAG TGGCCATATGAAGGCCGTTCAAAGGACAAGTCCTTCCTCTATGAAATTGTGGCCAACAAACCAAATGGCATTGATGTGGACAAGTTTGACTACTTTGCCAG GGACTGCCACCACCTGGGCATCCggaacaactttgaccatctcCGCTACTTTAGGTTTGCCAGGGTGTGTGAGATGGACGGGCAGAAGCACATCTGCTCTAGGGACAAG GAGGTGAACAATCTGTATGACATGTTCCACACAAGGTACAGTCTCCACAGAAGAGCCTACCAGCACAGTGTGAACAACATCGTGCAGTTCAT GATTGCAGAGGCCTTTGTAAAAGCAGACGAGCACATCCAGATTGAAGGCTCAGGAGGGGAGATGTTCACTCTCTCCACAGCCAAAGATAACATGGAGGCCTATACCAAGCTGACAG ATTGTGTCTTTCACCATATACTCAACTCCTCCGATCCGCTCTTGGCTGAGGCGAGGGAGATTCTACAGAGGATCATCACTCGAAAACACTACAAGTTACTGGctgaaacaaactgtaaacCAAGCCAAATCGAG ATCCTTGAGGCCAACTGGAAAGAGGAATTGACTGGAGCCCTTCAGAAGGACGGGCTAAACCCAGAGGACTTTGTAGTTTTA GTCAGTACTATGGACTATGGGAGGAAAGACAAAGACCCAATTGAAAAGGTGTATTTCTACAGCAAGAGAGATCCTACCAGAGCATTCCATATCCCCAGAGAGCGG GTGTCCAGCCTCCTCCCAACATGCTTTTCTGAGACGCTGATCAGGGTTTACTGTAAGAAGACTGATGAAGAGCCACTGGAGCGTGCCCGTGTGTGCTTCAGGAACTGGTGCGAAGATAGAGGGTTGCCAGTGCCGCAG GTGGAAGGCCAAGAAGCACCACAGCAAAACCCAGGGGGAGAATAA